From the genome of Mycetocola spongiae, one region includes:
- a CDS encoding Asp23/Gls24 family envelope stress response protein encodes MTHSPDPRAASTPGKTIEELSEYLDAGCTPADPRIDNDPEAQKVLAALTRLRRLSRDLLESDARDSSAPDPSWFSGIMNNIAREARAGRSIPLSAPVEDLDLSVTEGAVRSLVREAGDAVPGALIGSCRLEGDVSSPGAPIVVNVTVSARAHTPLPELAERVREAVSSALTTHTELALAAVHVTVTDVHAPGTKAGDPDDR; translated from the coding sequence GTGACACACTCACCCGATCCCCGCGCCGCTTCCACCCCGGGTAAAACAATCGAGGAGCTCTCCGAGTACCTGGACGCCGGGTGCACCCCCGCCGATCCGCGGATCGATAACGATCCCGAAGCCCAGAAGGTTCTCGCGGCACTGACCCGCCTGCGCCGGCTCTCGCGCGACCTCCTGGAATCCGATGCGCGCGATTCCTCCGCCCCGGATCCCTCCTGGTTTTCCGGGATCATGAATAATATTGCCCGCGAGGCGCGGGCCGGGCGCAGCATTCCCCTCTCCGCGCCCGTGGAGGATCTGGACCTGAGCGTGACCGAGGGTGCCGTGCGCTCGCTCGTGCGCGAGGCCGGGGATGCCGTACCCGGGGCGCTGATTGGTAGCTGTCGCCTCGAGGGCGATGTCTCCTCCCCCGGCGCCCCGATCGTGGTCAACGTCACCGTCTCGGCGCGGGCCCATACGCCGCTCCCCGAGCTCGCCGAGCGCGTGCGCGAGGCCGTAAGCTCCGCGCTCACCACCCATACCGAGCTGGCGCTGGCCGCGGTCCACGTGACCGTGACCGATGTCCATGCACCCGGCACCAAGGCGGGAGACCCCGATGACCGATGA
- a CDS encoding HAD family hydrolase, with protein sequence MTLDAPLTTPGAPGSADSWLVALDIDGTLAHEDGSISPAVVASVRAAEARGHRVMLATGRSWGATHIILTALGITPRYVVCANGAMIMRHDPDAPDADHGYVRDAVETFDPDEVLRIIRPHLSDGRYLVEYPDGFRRYTRGMTEWDLENAEEVEFERLMGLPVIRVVVVSPEHDEAQFSEIVSAMGLHQVAYAVGWTAWMDIAPLGINKSTALESVREWLGVPTDRVMVAGDGRNDLEMLAWARDRGRAVVMGQASPEVRAAAGEIVPSVYEDGLSVALDSLP encoded by the coding sequence GTGACCCTCGATGCACCCCTGACCACCCCCGGCGCGCCCGGTTCCGCGGATTCCTGGCTGGTGGCGCTGGATATCGACGGCACCCTGGCCCATGAGGACGGCAGCATCTCGCCGGCCGTGGTGGCCTCGGTGCGCGCCGCGGAGGCGCGGGGGCACCGGGTCATGCTGGCCACGGGGCGCAGCTGGGGGGCCACCCATATTATTCTCACGGCCCTGGGCATCACCCCGCGCTATGTGGTGTGTGCCAATGGTGCGATGATCATGCGCCACGATCCCGATGCACCCGATGCCGATCACGGCTATGTGCGGGACGCCGTGGAGACGTTTGACCCCGATGAGGTGCTGCGCATCATCCGCCCGCACCTGAGCGATGGCCGCTATCTGGTGGAATACCCGGATGGCTTCCGCCGCTATACCCGCGGCATGACCGAATGGGATCTTGAAAACGCCGAGGAGGTCGAGTTTGAGCGGCTCATGGGCCTGCCCGTGATCCGCGTTGTGGTGGTCTCCCCGGAACACGACGAGGCGCAGTTCTCCGAGATCGTCTCCGCGATGGGCCTGCACCAGGTGGCCTATGCCGTGGGCTGGACCGCGTGGATGGATATCGCCCCTCTGGGCATTAATAAGTCCACCGCGCTGGAATCGGTGCGCGAGTGGCTGGGTGTCCCCACCGACCGGGTCATGGTGGCCGGAGACGGCCGCAACGACCTGGAGATGCTGGCCTGGGCGCGCGATCGCGGCCGTGCCGTGGTCATGGGACAGGCCAGCCCCGAGGTGCGCGCGGCGGCGGGCGAGATTGTCCCGAGTGTCTATGAGGACGGCCTGAGCGTCGCCCTCGACTCCCTGCCCTAG
- the serS gene encoding serine--tRNA ligase — MIDPVLLRENPDRVRASQAARGSSVELVDQALAADSARRSAIGAFEELRAEQNTFGKSVAKAPKEEKAALVAQVQELAGRVKAAQQVANEAEAEFTRLAGSIENVILDGVPAGGEKDFTTLREVGEKPTFDFEPRDHLELGELLGAIDMTRGTKVSGSRFYFLRGIGARLEIALMNMALDRALEGGFVPLITPTLVKPEIMAGTGFLGEHSDEIYYLPADDLYLTGTSEVALAGYHSDEIIDVSENAARYAGWSTCYRREAGSYGKDTRGIIRVHQFNKLEMFVYTRPEDAEAEHLRLVGMQERMLQDLGLSYRVIDTAAGDLGSSAARKYDIEAWVPTQGAFRELTSTSNCTTYQARRLSTRYRDGSGKTAPVATLNGTLATTRWLVAILETHQQADGSVVIPEALRPYLGGLEVVRP; from the coding sequence GTGATTGATCCCGTACTTCTTCGTGAAAACCCCGACCGTGTCCGCGCCTCGCAGGCTGCCCGCGGCTCCTCCGTGGAGCTGGTAGACCAGGCGCTCGCCGCCGATTCGGCCCGCCGCTCCGCGATCGGAGCGTTCGAGGAGCTGCGCGCGGAGCAGAACACATTCGGGAAATCCGTGGCCAAGGCCCCCAAGGAGGAGAAGGCCGCGCTCGTCGCGCAGGTCCAGGAACTCGCGGGCCGGGTAAAGGCAGCGCAGCAGGTGGCCAACGAGGCCGAGGCCGAGTTCACGCGCCTGGCCGGGTCCATCGAAAACGTCATCCTGGACGGCGTGCCCGCCGGTGGCGAGAAGGACTTCACCACGCTGCGCGAGGTGGGAGAAAAGCCCACCTTCGATTTTGAGCCCCGCGATCACCTGGAGCTCGGCGAGCTGCTGGGTGCGATCGATATGACCCGCGGCACCAAGGTGAGCGGATCGCGCTTCTATTTCCTGCGTGGCATCGGTGCGCGCCTCGAGATCGCCCTGATGAATATGGCCCTGGATCGCGCCCTCGAGGGTGGTTTTGTGCCGCTGATCACGCCCACGCTGGTGAAGCCCGAGATCATGGCCGGCACCGGTTTCCTCGGCGAGCACTCGGACGAGATCTACTATCTGCCCGCCGATGACCTCTACCTCACCGGCACAAGCGAGGTGGCCCTGGCCGGCTATCACTCCGATGAGATCATCGACGTGAGCGAAAACGCCGCCCGCTATGCCGGCTGGTCCACGTGCTATCGCCGCGAGGCCGGCTCCTATGGCAAGGACACCCGCGGCATCATCCGGGTGCACCAGTTTAATAAGCTTGAGATGTTTGTTTATACCCGTCCGGAGGATGCCGAGGCCGAGCACCTGCGCCTCGTGGGAATGCAGGAGCGCATGCTGCAGGACCTGGGCCTGAGCTATCGCGTGATCGACACCGCCGCGGGTGACCTCGGCTCCAGCGCCGCCCGCAAATACGATATTGAGGCCTGGGTTCCCACCCAGGGTGCCTTCCGCGAGCTCACCTCCACCTCCAATTGCACCACCTATCAGGCGCGCCGCCTGTCCACGCGCTATCGCGATGGCTCCGGCAAGACCGCCCCGGTCGCCACCCTGAACGGCACGCTGGCCACCACGCGTTGGCTCGTGGCTATCCTCGAAACCCACCAGCAGGCCGATGGCTCCGTGGTGATCCCCGAGGCGCTGCGTCCGTATCTGGGCGGCCTCGAGGTCGTGCGCCCCTAA
- a CDS encoding diacylglycerol/lipid kinase family protein, which produces MTSTRPSRSRPRAAVIYNPIKVKLPELKAEINTAATTAGWARTRWYPTSVEDPGGLIAAEAIADGASLVFAAGGDGTVRAVAETLRGSGIPLSLVPSGTGNLLARNLDLPLSDLATAALIGFTGHSRPIDMGVMSIEREDAPPEEHAFLVMAGIGLDATIMANTSAMLKRTVGWLAYVDAGVRTLATAKPFRLHYRLEGRSLHSVNVSTILFANCGSLPGGLELLPDSSVDDGKLDLAVLQPAGLFGWVRIWRKLRWENGSLRRSRIGQRIITVTRGRKGTKTISYLRTRSVTVRLDEPQGVELDGDQMGVTRSVTVRTDPHALLVRVPATDRA; this is translated from the coding sequence ATGACATCGACGCGTCCCTCCCGATCCCGGCCCCGTGCCGCGGTGATCTATAACCCGATCAAGGTGAAACTGCCCGAGCTCAAGGCCGAAATCAATACGGCCGCCACCACCGCGGGCTGGGCGCGCACGCGCTGGTATCCCACCTCGGTGGAGGATCCGGGGGGCCTGATCGCCGCCGAGGCCATCGCCGATGGCGCGAGCCTGGTCTTCGCCGCGGGCGGGGACGGCACGGTGCGCGCGGTGGCCGAGACCCTGCGCGGCAGCGGCATCCCGCTGAGCCTCGTGCCCAGCGGTACCGGAAATCTGCTGGCCCGCAACCTGGATTTGCCGCTCTCCGATCTGGCCACGGCCGCGCTGATCGGCTTCACCGGGCATAGCCGCCCGATCGATATGGGCGTGATGAGTATCGAGCGCGAGGATGCGCCGCCCGAGGAACACGCGTTCCTCGTCATGGCCGGCATTGGGCTGGATGCCACGATCATGGCCAATACCTCCGCGATGCTGAAGCGCACGGTGGGATGGCTGGCCTATGTGGATGCCGGCGTGCGCACCCTCGCCACGGCCAAACCATTCCGCCTGCACTATCGGCTTGAGGGCCGCTCGCTGCACAGCGTGAACGTCTCCACAATTCTGTTTGCGAATTGTGGAAGCCTCCCGGGTGGGCTTGAGCTGCTGCCGGATTCCTCGGTGGACGACGGCAAGCTGGACCTCGCGGTGCTCCAGCCCGCGGGCCTCTTCGGCTGGGTGCGGATCTGGCGCAAGCTGCGCTGGGAGAACGGCTCGCTGCGCAGGTCCCGGATCGGCCAGCGCATCATCACGGTCACGCGCGGCCGCAAGGGCACAAAAACCATCAGCTATCTGCGCACGCGCTCGGTCACGGTACGCCTCGATGAGCCGCAGGGGGTGGAGCTCGACGGCGATCAGATGGGCGTGACCCGCTCCGTCACCGTGCGCACCGATCCGCATGCCCTCCTGGTGCGGGTGCCCGCGACCGATCGGGCATAA
- the gdhA gene encoding NADP-specific glutamate dehydrogenase: MSHAFASSDAVRPVFETAIARNPGEPEFHQALHEVLESLAPVLAEHPEYQEAGILERLVEPERQIMFRVPWVDDSGTVRVNRGYRIQFNSALGPFKGGLRFHPSVNASIIKFLGFEQIFKNALTGQGIGGGKGGSDFDPHGKSNAEVMRFCQAFMTELHRHIGEYTDVPAGDIGVGGREIGYMFGQYRRLTNRHESGILTGKGIGWGGAQVRTEATGYGAVFFTQEMLATRGEQIEGKTAVVSGSGNVAIYAIQKVTQLGGTAITASDSSGYVVDEAGIDLELLKQIKEVERLRISVYADRRPSARFIAGGNVWDVPGQIALPCATQNELSAESARTLIKNGVQAVAEGANMPCVPEAVEAFQAAGVLFGPGKAANAGGVATSALEMSQNAARQHWSFSDSEMRLHGIMSGVHSAAYEAAERYGHPGNYVVGANAAAFVRVADAMLAQGVI; encoded by the coding sequence GTGTCTCACGCTTTTGCGTCCTCCGACGCCGTTCGTCCCGTATTCGAAACCGCCATCGCCCGGAACCCCGGCGAGCCGGAATTCCACCAGGCCCTGCACGAGGTGCTGGAGTCGCTGGCCCCCGTGCTCGCGGAGCACCCCGAGTACCAGGAAGCCGGCATTCTGGAGCGCCTCGTGGAGCCCGAGCGCCAGATCATGTTCCGCGTGCCGTGGGTGGATGACTCCGGTACCGTGCGCGTTAACCGCGGTTACCGCATCCAGTTCAACTCGGCCCTCGGCCCGTTTAAGGGCGGCCTGCGCTTCCACCCCTCGGTGAACGCCTCGATCATTAAATTCCTCGGCTTTGAGCAGATCTTTAAGAACGCGCTCACCGGCCAGGGCATCGGCGGCGGCAAGGGTGGATCCGATTTTGATCCCCACGGCAAGTCCAATGCCGAGGTGATGCGCTTCTGCCAGGCCTTCATGACCGAGCTGCACCGCCACATCGGCGAGTACACCGATGTGCCCGCGGGTGATATCGGAGTGGGTGGCCGCGAGATCGGCTATATGTTTGGCCAGTACCGCCGCCTCACCAACCGCCACGAGTCCGGAATCCTCACCGGCAAGGGCATCGGCTGGGGTGGTGCGCAGGTGCGCACCGAGGCCACCGGTTATGGTGCCGTGTTTTTCACCCAGGAGATGCTCGCGACCCGTGGTGAGCAGATCGAGGGCAAGACCGCCGTGGTTTCCGGTTCCGGAAACGTCGCGATCTACGCCATCCAGAAGGTTACCCAGCTCGGCGGAACCGCGATCACCGCATCCGATTCCTCCGGCTATGTGGTGGATGAGGCCGGAATCGATCTGGAGCTGCTGAAGCAGATCAAGGAGGTCGAGCGCCTGCGCATCTCGGTCTACGCCGATCGCCGCCCGAGCGCCCGCTTTATCGCGGGGGGCAATGTCTGGGACGTGCCCGGCCAGATCGCCCTGCCCTGCGCCACCCAGAACGAGCTGAGCGCCGAGAGCGCCCGCACCCTGATCAAGAACGGCGTCCAGGCCGTGGCCGAGGGCGCAAATATGCCCTGTGTTCCCGAGGCAGTGGAGGCCTTCCAGGCCGCGGGTGTGCTGTTTGGACCGGGTAAGGCCGCCAACGCCGGTGGTGTCGCGACCTCCGCGCTGGAGATGAGCCAGAACGCCGCACGCCAGCACTGGAGCTTCTCCGATTCGGAGATGCGCCTGCACGGCATCATGTCCGGCGTGCACTCCGCCGCCTATGAGGCCGCCGAGCGCTATGGCCACCCCGGCAATTATGTGGTGGGCGCCAACGCCGCCGCATTTGTGCGCGTGGCCGATGCGATGCTCGCGCAGGGTGTGATCTAA
- a CDS encoding sigma-70 family RNA polymerase sigma factor, producing MSAAVLPEADRRRLGAVAYRILGSFHDAEDVIQETQIRWDALGEEGRARIHEPRAWLTTVASRIALDLLGSARSRREAAAGIWLPEPAPDAYLGSAPADPSALADLDESIGLALLIAMETLTPAERVALILHDSFGLSFREIAEILDRTAPAARQLASSARQKLRRRPTPDPQSPARDRVLLAFREACATGDLAALIAALSPEVISRADGGTLIRTAPRPVIGADRVARYLLGILGREEPRENVTAQIVRANGFGALAIFRGEDPIALLDLDISGGLIREIAFIVDPEKLTALRRP from the coding sequence ATGAGCGCGGCGGTGCTGCCCGAAGCCGACCGCCGCCGGCTCGGTGCCGTGGCCTATCGCATCCTCGGATCCTTTCACGATGCCGAGGACGTGATCCAGGAGACGCAGATACGCTGGGACGCCCTGGGTGAGGAGGGGCGGGCGCGCATCCACGAGCCGCGCGCCTGGCTCACCACGGTGGCCTCCCGGATCGCGCTTGACCTACTCGGAAGCGCGCGCTCCCGGCGCGAGGCGGCCGCGGGGATCTGGCTGCCCGAACCCGCCCCGGACGCCTATCTGGGGAGCGCCCCCGCGGATCCCTCCGCGCTGGCGGACCTGGACGAGTCGATTGGCCTCGCGCTGCTGATCGCGATGGAGACCCTCACGCCGGCGGAACGGGTGGCGCTGATCCTGCACGACTCCTTTGGCCTCTCCTTCCGGGAGATCGCCGAGATCCTCGACCGCACGGCCCCCGCCGCCCGGCAGCTCGCCAGCAGTGCCCGCCAAAAACTCCGGCGGCGGCCCACGCCCGATCCGCAGTCGCCGGCCCGGGACCGGGTGCTCCTGGCCTTTCGCGAGGCCTGTGCCACGGGTGACCTCGCCGCGCTTATTGCCGCCCTGAGCCCCGAGGTGATCTCCCGAGCGGACGGCGGAACCCTGATCCGTACGGCGCCGCGCCCCGTGATCGGGGCCGACCGGGTGGCCCGCTATCTGCTGGGCATCCTCGGCCGGGAGGAGCCGCGGGAGAACGTAACGGCGCAGATCGTCCGGGCCAATGGCTTTGGGGCGCTCGCCATTTTTCGCGGCGAGGACCCGATCGCGCTCCTCGACCTGGATATCTCCGGGGGGCTGATCCGGGAGATAGCGTTTATCGTGGACCCGGAAAAGCTCACGGCGCTGCGCCGCCCCTGA
- a CDS encoding NAD(P)/FAD-dependent oxidoreductase, translated as MVRSTGFAPPRNIVILGAGYAGVMAANRLLATLTDAERAGTRVTVVNPRDRFIERIRLHEVAAGSAADASLPLAEILHPDAHVLIGEARLISPERDIVQINTATGPVELAYQELIYAVGSAAAPRVPGAREHTYFVGDASRAARAAAKLAELPAGGRVIVVGGGLTGIETASEIAEHRPDLRVAVLVGSGLLPGFGAGARRCARRALGRLGVQIIPGERVREARPGSLLADSDRQFPYDVCIWAAGFEVPDLASRSGLAVDDAGRLRVGEDLTALGAANIIGAGDCVVLPAARGAHLRMGCAAALPLGGHAARTVLDHARGTATAPASVGFLVQNLSLGRRNGVIQPVHADDRPRRLFLAGRAAAWFKEYICRLTVSGPRRERTHPGSYRAPAGPRHPRNAGAA; from the coding sequence ATGGTTCGGAGTACGGGTTTCGCGCCCCCGCGCAATATCGTGATTTTGGGGGCCGGATATGCCGGGGTCATGGCCGCCAATCGGCTACTCGCGACCCTGACCGATGCCGAACGTGCCGGAACCCGGGTCACGGTGGTGAATCCCCGCGACCGCTTTATCGAACGGATCCGGCTGCACGAGGTGGCGGCCGGCAGCGCTGCCGATGCCTCCCTTCCCCTTGCCGAAATACTGCACCCGGATGCTCACGTGCTGATCGGCGAGGCCCGGCTGATCAGTCCCGAGCGCGATATCGTGCAGATCAACACCGCCACGGGCCCCGTGGAGCTCGCCTATCAGGAGCTGATTTATGCCGTGGGAAGCGCCGCCGCCCCGCGGGTGCCCGGGGCCCGGGAACACACCTATTTTGTGGGTGACGCCTCCCGGGCCGCGCGGGCAGCCGCGAAGCTGGCCGAGCTCCCCGCCGGGGGCCGCGTGATCGTGGTGGGTGGCGGGCTGACCGGCATCGAGACCGCCAGCGAGATAGCCGAGCACCGCCCCGATCTGCGCGTCGCCGTGCTGGTGGGATCGGGCCTGCTGCCCGGATTTGGGGCCGGCGCCCGCCGCTGCGCCCGCCGCGCCCTGGGGCGCCTCGGCGTGCAGATCATCCCCGGCGAACGGGTGCGGGAGGCCCGGCCCGGCTCGCTCCTGGCCGACTCGGATCGGCAGTTCCCCTATGACGTGTGCATCTGGGCCGCGGGTTTTGAGGTTCCCGATCTGGCCTCCCGCAGCGGCCTGGCCGTGGATGATGCCGGGCGGCTCCGCGTGGGCGAGGACCTGACCGCGCTCGGCGCCGCCAATATTATCGGCGCCGGGGACTGCGTGGTGCTGCCCGCGGCACGCGGCGCACACCTGCGCATGGGCTGCGCCGCGGCCCTCCCCCTCGGCGGGCATGCAGCCCGGACCGTGCTGGATCACGCGCGTGGCACCGCCACCGCCCCGGCCTCGGTGGGGTTCCTGGTGCAAAATCTGAGCCTGGGCCGCCGAAACGGGGTGATCCAGCCGGTGCACGCGGATGATCGCCCGCGCCGCCTCTTCCTCGCGGGCCGCGCCGCCGCCTGGTTTAAGGAATATATTTGCCGACTCACCGTGAGCGGGCCGCGCCGCGAACGCACCCACCCGGGCTCCTATCGGGCCCCCGCCGGGCCCCGGCACCCGCGGAATGCGGGCGCCGCATGA
- the pheA gene encoding prephenate dehydratase has product MSAETVPAPTRSYSYLGPRGTFTERALAQVPEAIGQTWRPVQNLGEALDDVITGRSDAAMIAIENSIDGGVSVAQDALATVPGLRVIGEYLVPVSFDLVARRGTRLEDVRVVNAHPVAYAQSREMLDRTLSGHGHIPSASNVAAAADLLLNDHAQAAVAPPGITEHYDLEILERDIGSNKNAVTRFLLVSTTTAIPPRTGADKTSLIAELPDNAPGSLLNLLEQFATRGVNMSMIESRPVGDELGRYRFIIDAEGHILDERVAEALLGLRRTSEKLTFLGSFPAADRTHIEVDPRFGDPVFTEAREWLRHILTGGTPAP; this is encoded by the coding sequence ATGTCCGCCGAAACCGTGCCCGCGCCCACCCGTAGTTATAGCTATCTGGGTCCCCGCGGAACGTTTACCGAGCGGGCCCTCGCACAGGTGCCCGAGGCCATCGGACAGACCTGGCGTCCCGTGCAGAACCTCGGTGAGGCCCTGGACGACGTGATCACCGGGCGCAGCGATGCCGCGATGATCGCTATTGAAAACTCGATTGACGGCGGGGTCTCCGTGGCGCAGGACGCCCTGGCCACCGTTCCGGGCCTGCGGGTGATCGGGGAATATCTGGTGCCCGTGAGCTTCGATCTGGTGGCGCGCCGCGGCACCCGGCTCGAGGATGTGCGCGTGGTTAATGCGCACCCCGTGGCCTATGCCCAGAGCCGCGAGATGCTGGACCGCACGCTCTCGGGCCACGGCCATATTCCCTCCGCGAGCAATGTGGCCGCCGCCGCCGATCTGCTGCTGAACGACCATGCGCAGGCCGCCGTGGCCCCTCCCGGCATCACCGAGCATTACGACCTGGAGATCCTGGAACGCGATATCGGCAGCAATAAAAATGCCGTGACCCGCTTCCTGCTGGTGAGCACCACCACGGCCATTCCGCCGCGCACGGGGGCCGATAAAACCAGCCTGATCGCCGAGCTGCCGGATAACGCGCCGGGTTCCCTGCTGAACCTGCTGGAGCAGTTTGCCACGCGCGGCGTGAATATGTCGATGATCGAGTCGCGCCCGGTGGGCGATGAGCTGGGCCGCTATCGGTTCATCATCGACGCCGAGGGGCATATCCTCGATGAGCGCGTGGCCGAGGCCCTGCTGGGGCTGCGCCGCACGAGCGAGAAGCTCACGTTCCTCGGCTCGTTCCCCGCCGCCGACCGCACCCATATCGAGGTGGATCCGCGCTTTGGCGATCCGGTATTCACCGAGGCCCGCGAGTGGCTGCGGCATATCCTCACGGGCGGCACCCCCGCGCCCTAA
- the pgm gene encoding phosphoglucomutase (alpha-D-glucose-1,6-bisphosphate-dependent) — protein MNDRAGTRAQEADLINLDELIAAYYSRVPDVSVPEQAVAFGTSGHRGSSLNTAFNETHILAITQAIVEYRASRGLHGPLFLGADTHALSAPALATALRVLVAGGVRVLIDGNDDFVPTPALSLAILTYNRGREGGERADGIIVTPSHNPPADGGFKYNPEHGGPADSDATGWIAARANELIAGGLAEVRAVDPLDFDHLPELVERYDFRGAYVEDLAQIIDLDAIREAGVRIGADPLGGASVHYWQAIAERYRLDLTVVNPEVDPRWSFMTLDWDGKIRMDPSSAHAMASVLEHRGDFDILTGNDADADRHGIVTPDAGLMNPNHYLAVCIEYLFRTRTGWSPEARVGKTLVSSTMIDRVSAEIGRTLWEVPVGFKWFVPGLIDGSVGFGGEESAGASFLRRDGSVWTTDKDGIILALLASEIRAVTGKSPSELYAGLTERFGNPVYRRVDAPATPAQKAALARLDPSSVTATELAGDPIIAALSHAPGNDAAIGGLKVVTEHAWFAARPSGTEDVYKIYAESFRGEEHLARVQAEAREIVAAALAG, from the coding sequence ATGAATGACCGTGCCGGCACCCGTGCCCAAGAAGCCGATCTGATCAACCTCGATGAGCTGATCGCGGCCTATTACTCCCGCGTCCCCGATGTGAGTGTCCCCGAGCAGGCGGTGGCGTTTGGCACCAGCGGACACCGCGGCTCCTCGCTGAACACCGCGTTTAACGAGACGCATATCCTCGCGATCACCCAGGCGATCGTGGAGTATCGGGCCAGTCGCGGACTGCACGGCCCGCTCTTTTTGGGCGCCGATACCCATGCGCTCAGCGCCCCCGCCCTCGCGACCGCGCTGCGCGTGCTGGTGGCCGGCGGCGTGCGGGTGCTCATCGACGGCAATGATGATTTTGTGCCCACCCCCGCGCTGAGCCTCGCGATCCTGACCTATAACCGCGGCCGCGAGGGCGGCGAGCGCGCCGATGGCATCATCGTGACGCCGAGCCATAACCCGCCCGCGGATGGCGGATTTAAATATAATCCCGAGCACGGCGGCCCCGCCGATTCGGATGCCACGGGCTGGATTGCCGCGCGGGCAAACGAGCTGATCGCGGGTGGCCTCGCGGAGGTGCGGGCCGTGGACCCCCTCGATTTTGACCACCTGCCCGAGCTGGTCGAGCGCTATGACTTCCGCGGGGCCTATGTGGAGGATCTGGCGCAGATCATCGACCTCGACGCGATCCGCGAGGCCGGCGTGCGCATCGGGGCCGATCCGCTGGGCGGCGCGAGTGTGCACTATTGGCAGGCCATCGCCGAGCGCTATCGGCTGGACCTCACCGTGGTGAACCCCGAGGTGGATCCGCGCTGGTCCTTTATGACGCTGGACTGGGACGGCAAGATTCGGATGGATCCCTCCAGCGCCCACGCGATGGCCTCGGTCCTGGAACACCGCGGGGACTTCGATATCCTCACCGGCAATGATGCCGATGCCGATCGCCACGGAATCGTCACGCCCGATGCCGGGCTGATGAACCCCAATCACTATCTGGCGGTATGCATCGAGTATCTATTCCGCACCCGCACCGGCTGGTCGCCCGAGGCCCGGGTGGGAAAAACCCTGGTTTCCAGCACCATGATCGATCGGGTCAGCGCCGAGATCGGCCGCACCCTGTGGGAGGTGCCGGTGGGCTTTAAATGGTTTGTTCCGGGCCTGATCGATGGCTCCGTGGGCTTCGGCGGCGAGGAGAGCGCGGGCGCGAGCTTCCTGCGCCGCGATGGCTCGGTCTGGACCACCGATAAGGACGGCATCATCCTGGCGCTGCTCGCGAGCGAGATTCGCGCGGTCACCGGCAAGAGCCCCTCCGAGCTTTATGCCGGGCTCACCGAGCGCTTCGGCAATCCCGTTTATCGCCGCGTGGATGCCCCGGCCACCCCCGCCCAGAAGGCGGCACTGGCCCGGCTGGACCCGAGCTCCGTGACCGCGACCGAGCTCGCGGGCGATCCGATTATCGCCGCGCTCAGCCATGCCCCGGGCAATGACGCCGCGATTGGCGGCCTTAAGGTGGTCACCGAGCACGCCTGGTTTGCCGCACGCCCCAGCGGCACCGAGGACGTCTATAAGATCTACGCCGAGTCGTTCCGCGGCGAGGAGCACCTCGCGCGCGTGCAGGCCGAGGCGCGCGAGATCGTGGCCGCCGCCCTCGCGGGCTAG
- a CDS encoding amidase domain-containing protein: MSSSRMHLFAVTGVLALALTGCAQAAPSVEGTPAPAASSAAPGAAALAAVSPAEGGLVGGERVTLTGEHLDAVTSVLFGEEAGTDLRVEGDGSLSVIVPAKHGFQPGAVAVTALTAEGTAVAGGANFDYRAVAPVDHQMQYLFTHWNNYNTSVWGNMNPSGGDCTNFTSQGLIARGWAQSPQWNSPGVNAPASTESWRFTPSMDQWLASDASRGAKRLELDQRDQLKIGDIGMFLWTGQGRPDHVMTVSSVKVVDGQTKVAFVSHNLDGDYRDLDELIAEKNAANTGGAQMKAWFYSIP, from the coding sequence GTGTCGTCATCCCGGATGCATCTTTTTGCCGTGACCGGCGTGCTCGCGCTTGCCCTGACCGGCTGCGCGCAGGCGGCGCCCTCTGTTGAGGGAACCCCCGCGCCCGCCGCGTCCTCCGCGGCCCCCGGCGCGGCCGCGCTCGCGGCGGTATCCCCGGCCGAGGGCGGCCTGGTGGGCGGCGAGCGGGTCACCCTCACGGGCGAGCACCTGGACGCCGTGACGTCCGTGCTCTTTGGCGAGGAGGCCGGCACCGATCTGCGCGTGGAGGGTGATGGTTCGCTCAGCGTGATCGTCCCGGCCAAGCACGGCTTCCAGCCGGGCGCCGTGGCGGTCACCGCACTCACCGCCGAGGGCACCGCGGTGGCCGGCGGCGCAAATTTTGACTATCGGGCCGTGGCCCCCGTGGATCACCAGATGCAGTATCTGTTTACGCACTGGAATAACTACAACACCTCGGTCTGGGGCAATATGAACCCCTCCGGCGGGGACTGCACCAATTTCACCAGCCAGGGCCTGATCGCCCGCGGCTGGGCGCAGAGCCCGCAGTGGAATAGCCCCGGCGTGAATGCCCCGGCCTCCACCGAGAGCTGGCGGTTCACCCCGAGCATGGATCAGTGGCTCGCGAGCGATGCCAGCCGCGGGGCCAAGCGCCTCGAGCTGGACCAGCGCGATCAGCTCAAGATCGGCGATATCGGCATGTTCCTGTGGACCGGCCAGGGCCGCCCGGATCATGTGATGACGGTATCCAGCGTGAAGGTCGTGGACGGCCAGACCAAGGTGGCGTTTGTGAGCCATAACCTCGACGGCGATTATCGGGACCTCGACGAGCTGATCGCCGAAAAGAACGCCGCCAATACCGGCGGGGCCCAGATGAAGGCCTGGTTCTACTCGATCCCCTAA